One Actinomycetota bacterium DNA segment encodes these proteins:
- a CDS encoding PGPGW domain-containing protein, whose translation MSQFKAIMWFVGRSTKRVVVTIVGAVLLVAGLVMIVTPGPGMLLVVAGLAVLGTEYLWARRFLARAKQQTAKIVRRARSARSVG comes from the coding sequence ATGAGTCAGTTCAAAGCGATCATGTGGTTCGTCGGGCGATCGACCAAGCGCGTCGTCGTGACGATCGTCGGCGCCGTGCTCCTCGTCGCCGGGCTGGTCATGATCGTGACGCCGGGGCCGGGAATGCTGCTCGTCGTCGCCGGTCTTGCGGTGTTGGGAACCGAGTACTTGTGGGCACGACGCTTCCTGGCGCGCGCCAAGCAGCAAACCGCGAAGATCGTTCGGCGCGCGCGCAGCGCGCGCAGCGTCGGCTGA
- a CDS encoding DUF2961 domain-containing protein — protein MTEGSGFDLSSLARLRPGIRRRRASTWDRTGGNQDSVFVAPGAEVVVARDEGPGSVTHLWFTLLTPNLYWGRDLVLRAWWDGESTPSVEAPLGDFFGAGNCLAAPYTSALLEVAPRDGASLHSWFPMPFAEGFRISVTNESALPVLGLYAYIDYESWPAADPTLGRFHAWWNRRRGPGIRPQGPGTYAPGINLTDHDNYPVLAARGPGHYVGTSLAIHSPEGGWYGEGDEMIFVDSQEWPPAIHGTGTEDYFGTAWGPSTPFHHPQYGQPLADRDDWAGFSSVYRFHAADPVMFEQSIRVSLEQGHANDRTDDYSSVAYWYQTGRREPLPPLPSIQDRRPPWPASWHAAATEVGDVFAAAMQRPEVLTNPDELGRFAVAAGHIARCAYRRDWAAVRQACEWLGGRATEVSAARPGARRPEGLRAVAGGEVPADVDEFLAGAVTAWVDSFDPEAAGTAEIVFGFRISADREHAWELRIADGRCTAARGSDSHQRLTLAMDPATFAQFTLGELDLWEAILRGDLRARGDGSIGLRLPALFPLCGPEIPGKAFPSEDSSE, from the coding sequence ATGACCGAAGGTTCCGGATTCGACCTTAGTTCGCTCGCTCGGCTGCGGCCGGGGATCCGGCGGCGGCGCGCTTCGACTTGGGACCGCACCGGCGGCAATCAGGACTCCGTCTTCGTTGCCCCGGGCGCCGAGGTCGTAGTGGCCCGGGACGAAGGACCGGGATCCGTCACGCATCTGTGGTTCACGCTGCTTACACCGAACCTGTACTGGGGTCGCGATCTGGTGCTGCGCGCGTGGTGGGACGGCGAGTCAACGCCGTCGGTCGAGGCGCCGCTCGGCGACTTCTTCGGTGCAGGCAACTGCCTGGCGGCGCCGTATACGTCGGCGCTGCTCGAGGTCGCGCCTCGCGACGGCGCGTCGCTGCACTCGTGGTTCCCGATGCCGTTCGCCGAAGGCTTCCGCATTTCCGTCACGAATGAGTCCGCATTGCCCGTGCTCGGGCTGTATGCGTACATCGACTATGAGTCGTGGCCGGCCGCGGATCCGACACTCGGACGCTTCCACGCGTGGTGGAACCGGCGCCGCGGACCGGGGATTCGTCCACAAGGTCCGGGAACATACGCACCGGGCATCAACCTCACTGATCACGACAACTACCCGGTACTCGCCGCGCGCGGCCCTGGGCACTACGTAGGAACGTCGCTTGCGATCCACTCCCCCGAAGGCGGGTGGTACGGCGAAGGCGACGAGATGATCTTCGTCGACTCGCAGGAGTGGCCGCCGGCGATACACGGGACGGGAACCGAGGACTACTTCGGAACGGCGTGGGGACCCTCGACGCCGTTTCACCACCCGCAGTACGGGCAGCCGCTCGCCGACCGCGACGACTGGGCGGGGTTCTCGTCGGTGTATCGATTCCATGCGGCCGACCCGGTGATGTTCGAGCAGTCCATTCGCGTGTCGCTCGAACAAGGCCACGCCAACGACCGCACCGACGACTACTCCTCCGTCGCCTACTGGTACCAGACCGGCCGCCGAGAGCCTCTGCCGCCGTTGCCGTCGATCCAGGATCGACGGCCGCCCTGGCCCGCTTCGTGGCACGCCGCCGCGACCGAGGTCGGAGATGTCTTCGCCGCCGCGATGCAGCGCCCCGAAGTGCTCACCAACCCGGACGAATTGGGCCGCTTCGCCGTGGCCGCCGGACACATCGCACGTTGCGCGTACCGCCGAGACTGGGCGGCAGTACGGCAAGCATGCGAGTGGCTGGGCGGCCGCGCAACCGAAGTCTCGGCCGCGCGCCCCGGCGCCCGTCGCCCCGAGGGGTTGCGCGCGGTCGCCGGCGGAGAAGTCCCGGCGGACGTCGACGAGTTTCTCGCCGGCGCCGTGACTGCGTGGGTGGATTCGTTCGATCCGGAAGCTGCCGGAACCGCCGAAATCGTCTTCGGGTTCCGAATCAGCGCAGACCGGGAGCACGCCTGGGAACTGCGGATCGCCGATGGCCGATGCACGGCCGCGCGCGGTTCGGACTCCCACCAACGTCTGACGCTGGCGATGGATCCGGCGACCTTCGCGCAGTTCACGCTAGGCGAGTTGGATCTGTGGGAAGCGATCCTGCGGGGGGACCTGCGCGCGCGCGGCGACGGGAGCATCGGACTGCGCTTGCCGGCCCTGTTCCCCCTGTGCGGCCCCGAAATCCCCGGGAAGGCCTTTCCGTCCGAGGACTCCTCGGAGTAA
- a CDS encoding ATP-binding protein: MTRRLMLTYLSLAAFVLLILEVPLGASFARQERRQIIADVQRDALVLATYAEEVLEGGIKLDLARIAADYQLQTSGRVVVVDATGLAIADSAPRAAKPADFSSRPEIAAALTGELTSGIRHSDTLATDLVYSAVPVASGGRVLGAVRITYPATALSERINRNWIALGMIALIVLAAASLIGWLLARSVTSPVRDLEDAAATLARGDLGTRAPEDSGPPELRALARTFNETAARLQVLMDSQRAFIADASHQLRTPLTALRLRLESLEPVDGAAGESEDLDAAVRESWRLSQIVDELLALASAESANPERMPADVGAIVRDRHDAWSALAEERGVTLRAEYADVPTALVAPGHLEQILDNYLSNALDAAPQNSSVAITTRRAGDWIEIGVRDEGPGMSDQNRARAFDRFWRAPGAERGSGSGLGLAIVQRLANASGGEAELRAAPGGGIEAVIRLRTSD; the protein is encoded by the coding sequence CAGGAGCGCCGCCAGATCATTGCCGACGTCCAGCGCGACGCGCTCGTGCTGGCGACATACGCGGAAGAAGTGCTGGAGGGGGGGATAAAGCTCGATCTCGCGCGAATCGCCGCCGACTACCAACTGCAAACGAGCGGTCGCGTCGTCGTCGTGGACGCGACGGGACTCGCGATTGCGGACTCCGCTCCCCGCGCGGCAAAACCGGCCGACTTCTCCAGTCGGCCGGAGATCGCCGCGGCACTCACCGGCGAGCTCACCTCTGGAATCCGCCACTCCGACACGCTCGCGACAGACCTGGTCTACTCCGCGGTGCCCGTCGCCTCAGGCGGCCGAGTGCTCGGAGCCGTCCGCATCACTTATCCCGCGACCGCCCTGTCGGAACGCATCAACCGCAACTGGATCGCACTCGGGATGATCGCACTCATCGTGCTGGCAGCCGCCTCACTGATCGGCTGGCTCCTCGCGCGATCAGTCACGTCCCCGGTACGCGACCTGGAAGACGCAGCCGCGACGCTCGCGCGCGGCGACCTCGGCACGCGCGCGCCCGAGGACTCCGGCCCACCGGAATTGCGCGCGCTGGCGCGCACGTTCAACGAGACCGCGGCACGGCTGCAGGTTCTCATGGACTCCCAGCGAGCGTTCATCGCCGATGCGTCCCACCAGTTGCGCACACCCCTCACCGCCTTGCGCCTGCGACTGGAGAGCCTGGAGCCGGTCGACGGCGCGGCCGGCGAGAGCGAAGATCTGGACGCCGCGGTGCGGGAATCTTGGCGCCTGTCGCAAATCGTGGACGAACTGCTCGCGCTCGCCAGTGCCGAGAGTGCGAATCCCGAGCGAATGCCGGCCGACGTCGGCGCCATCGTGCGGGACCGGCACGACGCGTGGAGCGCGCTCGCCGAAGAACGCGGCGTCACTCTGCGCGCCGAATACGCCGATGTACCGACGGCGCTCGTCGCCCCCGGACACCTCGAACAGATACTGGACAACTATCTGTCCAACGCACTCGATGCTGCACCGCAGAACTCCTCTGTGGCGATCACGACCCGCCGAGCCGGTGACTGGATTGAAATCGGTGTCCGCGACGAAGGTCCCGGGATGAGCGATCAGAACCGAGCAAGAGCCTTCGACCGCTTCTGGCGCGCGCCGGGAGCCGAGCGCGGAAGCGGGTCCGGTCTCGGACTGGCGATCGTGCAGCGCCTTGCGAACGCAAGCGGCGGCGAAGCCGAACTGCGCGCTGCCCCTGGGGGAGGAATCGAGGCCGTCATCCGTCTGCGTACTTCGGACTGA